One Ignavibacterium sp. DNA segment encodes these proteins:
- a CDS encoding histidine phosphatase family protein, translating into MNLYLIRHSIAENISIDKKDFDRELTSEGKTVILNSVKIWKNYIKNIDVILTSPLIRAVQTSEIILSEFNPAQGLIKDNNLGTGSRSSDLIELLNALEYKNIAVIGHQPDLSIHINNFCNSGSLNIFFPPAALAGIEFNGQIKYNSGKLLFFIPPIQV; encoded by the coding sequence ATGAATCTCTACTTAATCCGGCATAGTATAGCAGAAAATATCTCTATAGATAAAAAAGACTTTGATCGTGAACTAACTTCAGAAGGAAAAACAGTAATATTAAATTCTGTTAAAATCTGGAAAAACTATATCAAAAATATAGATGTTATATTAACCTCACCATTAATAAGAGCTGTTCAAACATCTGAGATAATACTATCCGAGTTTAACCCCGCTCAGGGTTTAATAAAAGATAATAACCTTGGAACAGGCAGCCGCTCTTCTGATCTGATAGAGTTACTTAATGCACTTGAATATAAAAATATTGCTGTTATTGGTCATCAGCCTGATCTGTCAATCCATATCAACAACTTCTGTAATTCAGGCAGTTTAAATATTTTTTTTCCACCGGCTGCATTAGCAGGGATTGAATTTAATGGTCAGATAAAATATAACAGTGGAAAGTTGTTGTTTTTTATCCCTCCTATACAAGTATAA